A window from Photobacterium sp. DA100 encodes these proteins:
- the puuE gene encoding allantoinase PuuE codes for MAGYAGKPPHANWPNNAKLAVQFVLNFEEGGENCILHGDTHSETFLSEIAGAEAYPDRHMSIESLYEYGSRSGVWRIFNEFEKRQLPLTIFAITTALERNPAVTQAIIDNGYDVVCHGLKWIHHQNMPVDEEREHMAQALTRLEDILGKPVVGWYTGRDSKHTRQLLAEHPSILFDSDYYGDDLPFWTTLDTPTGQKPHLVVPYTLDVNDMRFSSPYGFSHGEEFYQYLKDTFDCLYEEGETAPKMMSIGMHCRILGKPGRIQALKKFLDYINGFDDIWVTTRSDIAKHWIAHHPADGK; via the coding sequence ATGGCCGGATATGCAGGTAAGCCGCCACACGCGAACTGGCCCAATAATGCTAAACTTGCTGTGCAATTTGTGCTGAATTTCGAGGAAGGTGGGGAGAACTGTATTCTTCATGGGGACACCCACTCTGAGACATTCTTGTCTGAAATCGCCGGGGCGGAAGCCTACCCTGACCGCCATATGAGCATAGAGTCCCTGTACGAATATGGCTCTCGCAGCGGGGTGTGGCGCATATTCAACGAGTTCGAAAAGCGCCAGCTCCCACTGACGATTTTCGCCATCACCACCGCGCTTGAACGCAACCCGGCGGTAACCCAGGCTATTATCGACAATGGCTATGACGTGGTATGCCATGGCCTGAAGTGGATCCACCACCAAAATATGCCGGTTGACGAAGAGCGGGAGCACATGGCACAGGCACTAACCCGTTTGGAAGATATACTGGGCAAGCCCGTTGTCGGTTGGTATACCGGCCGGGACTCAAAGCATACCCGCCAATTACTCGCAGAGCACCCATCTATCCTGTTCGACTCTGACTACTATGGGGATGACTTGCCATTCTGGACAACCCTTGATACCCCAACGGGCCAAAAGCCACACCTGGTGGTGCCCTATACCCTAGATGTCAACGACATGCGCTTTTCCTCACCTTACGGCTTTAGCCATGGCGAAGAGTTCTACCAGTATTTGAAAGACACATTTGATTGCTTGTACGAAGAAGGGGAAACCGCACCGAAGATGATGTCGATTGGCATGCATTGCCGGATTTTGGGTAAACCTGGGCGGATTCAGGCGCTCAAAAAGTTCCTCGATTACATCAACGGGTTTGACGATATCTGGGTGACCACCCGTAGCGATATCGCCAAACATTGGATAGCCCATCACCCTGCTGATGGAAAGTAA
- a CDS encoding alpha/beta hydrolase translates to MDTQASTKRFKHFHASDLRGIGQLVTLATISTTRIAEGVHQSVWRTMGVPGGSTPDRTRGLTGFVYRNIYTVTEFVGSGIDKLLEKQQPWLESFDEGKPETLERISVLSALNGVMGDRLVEQKNQFAIPMAFYHQQEPLNLDQLHSADMPKASTKVLLMIHGLCMNDRLWRGEHDGVDVDHGQHLSSSLGYTPVYLRYNTGLHTSQNGRQLSDLLEQFVKNWPTPIEELSIVAHSMGGLVARSAVYYGQEQAMAWPDTLKNLVFLGTPHHGAPLERIGNKLGVILSKTPYTAPFNLLSNLRSSGITDLRYGNVIDEDWQGVDRFHNKPDERVGVSLPKGINCFAVAATAASKRSVLAERLIGDGLVPLNSALGYHSVDERHLMFAESSQKVFYEMNHNQLLSDPQVTQQLEKWLR, encoded by the coding sequence GTGGATACCCAAGCATCGACAAAGCGGTTCAAGCATTTTCACGCATCGGATCTTAGAGGGATCGGGCAGCTCGTAACCCTAGCGACAATAAGTACCACTCGGATCGCCGAAGGGGTACACCAGTCAGTCTGGCGTACGATGGGCGTGCCGGGTGGATCAACCCCGGACAGAACGCGGGGGCTGACAGGGTTTGTATACCGGAATATTTATACAGTGACCGAGTTTGTGGGGAGTGGTATTGATAAACTTCTTGAAAAACAACAACCCTGGCTTGAGTCTTTCGATGAAGGTAAACCGGAAACACTGGAGCGAATTTCAGTGCTGTCAGCCCTTAATGGGGTAATGGGGGATCGGTTAGTGGAGCAAAAGAATCAATTTGCGATCCCAATGGCGTTTTATCACCAGCAAGAGCCACTGAATTTAGATCAATTACATTCTGCCGATATGCCCAAAGCGTCAACGAAAGTACTGCTGATGATCCATGGGCTATGCATGAATGATCGTCTCTGGCGAGGGGAGCATGACGGGGTCGACGTCGATCATGGCCAGCATTTGTCTTCCTCGCTGGGCTATACCCCTGTTTATCTTCGTTATAATACCGGTCTACATACCTCACAAAACGGCAGGCAGCTATCTGATCTGCTTGAGCAGTTTGTCAAAAACTGGCCAACACCGATAGAAGAGCTGTCTATTGTTGCCCATAGTATGGGCGGGTTAGTGGCAAGAAGTGCTGTATATTATGGCCAGGAACAGGCAATGGCGTGGCCCGACACGCTGAAAAACCTCGTATTTTTGGGGACGCCTCATCATGGTGCGCCTTTAGAGCGGATAGGTAACAAGTTAGGCGTTATCCTGAGTAAAACGCCATACACCGCCCCTTTCAATCTACTCAGCAATTTGCGTAGCTCAGGAATCACCGATCTACGCTACGGCAATGTGATCGATGAAGATTGGCAAGGTGTCGATCGTTTTCATAATAAACCCGATGAGCGTGTTGGCGTATCGTTACCAAAGGGCATTAATTGCTTTGCTGTTGCCGCCACTGCAGCATCAAAAAGAAGCGTGCTGGCGGAGCGATTGATTGGTGATGGTCTAGTGCCACTTAATAGTGCTTTGGGCTATCACTCGGTTGACGAGCGTCACCTTATGTTTGCCGAGTCATCCCAAAAAGTGTTTTATGAAATGAACCATAACCAGTTATTGAGCGACCCGCAGGTCACCCAGCAACTTGAAAAATGGTTGCGCTAA
- a CDS encoding phosphotransferase — protein MNIPINIIDKVAQSLGAEGVISVEHIQSLWSGYGELVRLHLAGGNVPSVIVKYILLPSSEAQSPDHPRGWNTSRSHQRKLDSYQVEVNWYRHYANRCQAPVPQCLLVEQHGNETLLVLEDLAVAGYSQVHKHIEQPSVLACLRWLAQFHAQYMVHAQFMTQGKASSTHTQGLWQTGTYWHLATRPDELAALEDQALKVAAERLDNTLAQSRYQTLVHGDAKLANFCFTPEGCEVAAVDFQYVGGGCGMKDVCLFLSSVLDFNDSVANNEANVQGYLDQYFAALKQALHEYQPEIDGNDVEQQWRPMYCVAWADFQRFMKGWCPDHWKINPYTEQLTEAALKWLAKSAKQ, from the coding sequence ATGAATATCCCTATAAATATCATTGATAAAGTCGCCCAATCACTTGGTGCCGAAGGTGTCATTAGCGTTGAGCATATCCAAAGCCTTTGGAGTGGCTATGGCGAACTGGTAAGGCTGCATTTGGCTGGGGGAAATGTGCCTTCGGTGATTGTGAAATATATCCTGCTGCCAAGCTCCGAAGCGCAGTCACCTGATCATCCCAGAGGATGGAACACTTCGCGCTCTCACCAGCGCAAATTGGACTCTTACCAAGTCGAAGTGAATTGGTACCGACACTATGCCAATCGTTGTCAGGCCCCGGTGCCCCAGTGTTTGCTGGTGGAGCAGCATGGCAATGAAACATTGCTGGTGCTGGAAGATTTGGCTGTAGCGGGATATAGCCAAGTACATAAACATATCGAGCAGCCTTCTGTTCTAGCCTGTTTACGCTGGCTGGCCCAGTTCCATGCCCAGTACATGGTTCATGCCCAGTTCATGACTCAAGGTAAGGCATCCAGTACCCATACTCAAGGGCTTTGGCAGACAGGTACTTACTGGCATTTGGCCACCCGTCCGGACGAGTTGGCTGCGCTTGAAGACCAAGCCCTTAAAGTCGCTGCTGAGCGTTTAGATAACACACTAGCGCAGAGTCGTTACCAGACACTGGTGCATGGTGATGCCAAGTTGGCTAATTTCTGTTTTACGCCAGAGGGCTGTGAAGTGGCTGCCGTCGATTTCCAGTATGTTGGTGGCGGCTGTGGCATGAAAGATGTCTGCCTGTTCCTGAGCAGTGTGCTTGATTTTAACGATAGTGTGGCCAATAACGAAGCTAACGTGCAAGGCTATTTAGATCAGTACTTTGCTGCGCTGAAGCAGGCATTGCATGAATACCAGCCAGAGATAGACGGCAACGATGTTGAGCAGCAATGGCGACCAATGTACTGCGTCGCGTGGGCTGATTTCCAAAGGTTTATGAAAGGCTGGTGCCCGGATCATTGGAAGATCAATCCTTATACCGAACAACTTACTGAAGCCGCGCTGAAATGGTTGGCAAAATCGGCAAAACAATAA
- the sigZ gene encoding RNA polymerase sigma factor SigZ, with amino-acid sequence MRIEDVWQQYQTSLKRFLQSNVSCPDDVDDLLQDILIKTYQQIGTVKDKNKLKSWLFQLANNTIIDFYRKRARSKDVTEDELWYTEGGESIHRQLSHCILPFIQALPEEDAQLLNAIELNGTSQKDYAEQHGMKYSTLKSRVQKSREKLNCLFNECCEVKVDSHGNIIDFEERKKCRNEC; translated from the coding sequence ATTCGTATTGAGGATGTGTGGCAGCAATACCAGACAAGCCTGAAACGATTTTTGCAATCGAACGTATCGTGCCCGGATGATGTGGATGATCTGCTGCAGGACATTCTGATCAAAACTTACCAGCAGATCGGTACGGTTAAAGACAAGAACAAGCTGAAATCTTGGCTGTTTCAATTGGCCAATAACACCATTATCGACTTCTACCGTAAACGGGCACGAAGCAAAGATGTTACCGAAGACGAGCTTTGGTATACCGAAGGCGGCGAGAGTATTCACCGTCAGCTCTCGCACTGTATCTTGCCGTTTATCCAAGCTCTGCCTGAAGAAGATGCGCAATTGCTTAATGCGATTGAACTCAATGGCACCTCGCAAAAAGACTACGCCGAACAGCATGGAATGAAATACTCGACGTTGAAGTCTCGGGTGCAGAAAAGCCGTGAAAAGCTCAACTGTTTGTTTAATGAATGCTGCGAGGTGAAGGTCGATAGTCATGGTAATATTATCGACTTCGAAGAAAGGAAGAAGTGTAGGAATGAATGCTAG